One window from the genome of Populus alba chromosome 15, ASM523922v2, whole genome shotgun sequence encodes:
- the LOC118028374 gene encoding cytochrome c6, chloroplastic: protein MWIPSVMSCCSHGHNSILIKGNEKQGGSQNPVVLKQKEVKLVKSLALPLMAALVALSPIVNTPVSLGQTLDVQRGASLFSRTCIGCHDAGGNIIQPGATLFTKDLQRNGVDTEEEIYRITYFGKGRMPGFGESCTPRGQCTFGPRLQDEEIKLLAQFVKSQADQGWPNIEISQD, encoded by the exons ATGTGGATTCCATCTGTGATGTCTTGTTGCAGCCATGGACATAACTCCATCTTGATAAAG GGAAACGAAAAGCAAGGAGGAAGCCAAAACCCAGTTGTTTTGAAGCAAAAGGAGGTGAAGCTCGTTAAGAGCTTGGCTCTACCTTTAATGGCTGCCCTTGTAGCCTTATCTCCCATTGTCAACACCCCAG TGTCACTAGGACAAACCCTAGATGTACAAAGAGGAGCCTCACTGTTTAGCCGCACTTGCATTGGTTGTCATGATGCCGGTGGAAACATAATTCAACCC GGTGCAACGCTCTTCACAAAGGACCTACAAAG GAATGGAGTAGACactgaagaagaaatttatcgCATAACATACTTTGGCAAAGGAAGAATGCCT GGATTCGGTGAGAGTTGTACTCCAAGAGGACAGTGCACATTTGGACCACGGTTGCAGGATGAAGAGATTAAGCTCTTGGCTCAATTTGTGAAGTCACAAGCAGATCAAGGCTGGCCAAACATAGAAATTAGTCAAGATTGA
- the LOC140954646 gene encoding squalene epoxidase 3-like — MGIVGELRQPGSYLKLTGLGHEDCVSGFDAERMLGYAIFKDGKSAKLPYPLERTFFQMLQEEAFMLALLILQADIPTCFVSLVLENCNLREHKNNDRHKHASFLQWGMHLTGGGMTVALSHIVLLRDLLRPQLNDTSSFATIPSPSTPWLRQATSGTYHEHIGRCPIQGVFRASPDHPARNEMCQACFDYMSLEGVFSNGLIAPLSGLDPRPVSSVLHFFAVAIYGGGRLMLPLSLVCTVLSRLCRLGRRGCPVTKLLTIENHQQYFRI, encoded by the exons ATGGG AATTGTTGGAGAACTCCGACAACCTGGAAGTTACCTGAAATTAACTGGGTTAGGCCATGAAG ATTGTGTGAGTGGTTTTGATGCTGAAAGAATGCTTGGATATGCAATCTTTAAAGATGGGAAAAGTGCCAAACTACCATATCCATTAGAGAGAACTTTCTTTCAGATGTTGCAGGAAGAAGCATTCATGTTGGCTCTGCTAATTCTGCAGGCTGATATCCCAACCTGTTTTGTCAGCTTGGTGCTGGAGAATTGCAACCTTCG GGAGCATAAAAACAATGACAGGCATAAGCATGCCAGCTTTCTCCAATGGGGGATGCATTTAACTGGGGGAGGAATGACTGTGGCTCTATCACACATTGTGCTACTACGTGATCTTCTTCGACCTCAACTCAATGATACCTCTTCCTTTGCAACTATCCCCAGTCCTTCTACTCCCTGGCTAAGACAAGCCA CAAGTGGCACCTACCATGAACACATTGGCAGGTGCCCTATTCAAGGTGTTTTTAGGGCATCACCTGATCATCCAGCTAGAAACGAAATGTGCCAAGCATGTTTTGACTACATGAGCCTTGAAGGAGTATTTTCGAATGGACTAATAGCTCCACTTTCTGGTCTAGACCCCCGACCGGTGAGCTCGGTTCTCCATTTCTTTGCAGTGGCTATCTATGGTGGAGGCCGCCTCATGCTTCCCTTAAGTCTAGTCTGCACTGTGCTTTCCCGCTTATGTAGATTGGGCCGTCGTGGCTGTCCCGTTACCAAGCTTCTCACAATTGAAAACCACCAGCAGTACTTTAGGATTTAG
- the LOC118028318 gene encoding protein NARROW LEAF 1 isoform X1: MDRNRLGLRIHHSGSSQSEESALDLERNYCSHPNFLWSSPSPLQPFASGGQHSESNAAYFSWPTLSRLNDAAEVRANYFGNLQKGVLPETLGRLPSGQQATTLLELMTIRAFHSKILRRFSLGTAIGFRIRRGLLTDIPAILVFVARKVHRQWLSHVQCLPAALEGPGGVWCDVDVVEFSYYGVPAATPKEQLYTELVDGLRGSDPCIGPGSQVANQETYGTLGAIVKSRTGNHQVGFLTNRHVAVDLDYPNQKMFHPLPPSLGPGVYLGAVERATSFITDELWYGIFAGTNPETFVRADGAFIPFAEDFNMNNVNITVKGVGEVGDVHVIDLQAPINSLIGRQVAKVGRSSGLTTGTIMAYALEYNDEKGICFFTDFLVVGENQQTFDLEGDSGSLILLTGRDCEKPRPVGIIWGGTANRGRLKLKVGQPPENWTSGVDLGRLLDLLELDIITTNEGLQAAIQDQRNALAQGIDSTVGESSPLDRVPSKEKIEENFEPLNLNIQQVTGEGESQQGQTPLFIGPEFHIEDAVEASPNVEHQFIPSFSGRSPMHYNTPQENPELKNLSALRSDSGEMCFSLHLGEPESKRRKQSD; encoded by the exons ATGGACAGGAACAGATTAGGTTTAAGGATTCATCACTCTGGATCATCACAATCAGAGGAATCTGCTTTAGATTTGGAAAGAAACTACTGCAGTCATCCTAATTTCCTGTGGTCAAGTCCGTCGCCACTTCAACCTTTCGCTTCGGGTGGGCAGCACTCGGAGAGTAATGCTGCCTACTTCTCCTGGCCCACATTGAGTCGACTAAATGATGCAGCAGAAGTCAGAGCAAACTATTTTGGAAACCTCCAGAAGGGAGTGCTACCTGAAACTCTTGGGAGGTTGCCATCAGGTCAGCAAGCTACCACCTTGCTTGAGCTGATGACCATTAGGGCATTTCATAGCAAAATATTGCGGCGGTTTAGTCTTGGCACAGCAATTGGGTTTAGAATCCGGAGGGGTCTTTTGACTGATATTCCTgcaattcttgtttttgttgccCGTAAAGTTCACAGGCAATGGCTCAGCCATGTCCAGTGCCTACCTGCAGCCCTTGAG GGACCAGGAGGTGTATGGTGTGATGTGGATGTCGTAGAATTCTCATATTATGGTGTTCCTGCAGCAACTCCAAAGGAACAGTTGTATACTGAGCTGGTAGATGGCTTGAGAGGAAGTGACCCGTGCATTGGGCCTGGATCTCAG GTTGCTAATCAAGAGACCTACGGAACCCTGGGTGCGATTGTGAAAAGCCGAACAGGTAACCACCAGGTTGGTTTCCTCACAAATCGGCATGTTGCAGTTGACTTGGACTACCCAAACCAGAAGATGTTTCATCCTTTGCCACCAAGCCTTGGACCTGGGGTGTATTTGGGTGCTGTGGAGAGAGCAACCTCATTTATCACTGATGAGCTTTGGTATGGCATATTTGCTGGAACAAACCCAG AAACATTTGTCAGAGCAGATGGGGCCTTCATTCCTTTTGCAGAAGATTTTAACATGAACAATGTAAATATAACTGTCAAAGGTGTTGGTGAGGTTGGTGATGTCCATGTTATAGATTTGCAAGCTCCAATTAATAGTCTCATTGGAAGGCAAGTGGCCAAAGTTGGAAGGAGTTCTGGCTTGACTACTGGGACCATAATGGCCTACGCACTAGAGTACAATGATGAGAAAGGGATTTGTTTCTTTACTGATTTTCTCGTTGTCGGTGAGAACCAACAGACATTTGATCTTGAAGGTGACAGTGGAAGCTTGATTCTCTTAACAGGCCGGGATTGTGAGAAGCCACGGCCAGTTGGGATCATTTGGGGTGGGACGGCTAATCGTGGTAGGTTGAAACTTAAAGTTGGCCAACCCCCAGAAAATTGGACCAGTGGAGTTGATCTTGGTCGCCTTCTTGACCTCCTTGAACTTGATATCATCACAACCAATGAGGGGCTTCAAG CTGCAATTCAAGATCAAAGAAATGCGTTGGCACAAGGGATAGATTCTACTGTTGGAGAGTCATCTCCTCTAGACCGAGTGCCAtcgaaagaaaaaattgaagaaaactttGAGCCTCTAAATTTAAACATTCAGCAAGTGACAGGTGAAGGTGAGTCCCAGCAAGGACAGACCCCACTTTTCATTGGCCCTGAATTTCATATAGAAGATGCGGTGGAAGCTTCTCCAAATGTGGAACATCAATTCATCCCAAGTTTCTCGGGGAGATCTCCAATGCATTATAACACACCCCAGGAAAACCCAGAATTGAAAAATCTCTCAGCATTAAGAAGCGACTCTGGTGAGATGTGTTTTTCATTGCATTTAGGTGAGCCTGAATCAAAGAGAAGAAAGCAGTCAGATTAA
- the LOC118028318 gene encoding protein NARROW LEAF 1 isoform X2: MDRNRLGLRIHHSGSSQSEESALDLERNYCSHPNFLWSSPSPLQPFASGGQHSESNAAYFSWPTLSRLNDAAEVRANYFGNLQKGVLPETLGRLPSGQQATTLLELMTIRAFHSKILRRFSLGTAIGFRIRRGLLTDIPAILVFVARKVHRQWLSHVQCLPAALEGPGGVWCDVDVVEFSYYGVPAATPKEQLYTELVDGLRGSDPCIGPGSQVANQETYGTLGAIVKSRTGNHQVGFLTNRHVAVDLDYPNQKMFHPLPPSLGPGVYLGAVERATSFITDELWYGIFAGTNPETFVRADGAFIPFAEDFNMNNVNITVKGVGEVGDVHVIDLQAPINSLIGRQVAKVGRSSGLTTGTIMAYALEYNDEKGICFFTDFLVVGENQQTFDLEGDSGSLILLTGRDCEKPRPVGIIWGGTANRGRLKLKVGQPPENWTSGVDLGRLLDLLELDIITTNEGLQAMISSFQHVFLEEVMPAYVSSLAMIFDRYILHTYKYARAEKAKFLYKDKIFTFYCSQTKLNLPELFFFPFVFIAFDRR, encoded by the exons ATGGACAGGAACAGATTAGGTTTAAGGATTCATCACTCTGGATCATCACAATCAGAGGAATCTGCTTTAGATTTGGAAAGAAACTACTGCAGTCATCCTAATTTCCTGTGGTCAAGTCCGTCGCCACTTCAACCTTTCGCTTCGGGTGGGCAGCACTCGGAGAGTAATGCTGCCTACTTCTCCTGGCCCACATTGAGTCGACTAAATGATGCAGCAGAAGTCAGAGCAAACTATTTTGGAAACCTCCAGAAGGGAGTGCTACCTGAAACTCTTGGGAGGTTGCCATCAGGTCAGCAAGCTACCACCTTGCTTGAGCTGATGACCATTAGGGCATTTCATAGCAAAATATTGCGGCGGTTTAGTCTTGGCACAGCAATTGGGTTTAGAATCCGGAGGGGTCTTTTGACTGATATTCCTgcaattcttgtttttgttgccCGTAAAGTTCACAGGCAATGGCTCAGCCATGTCCAGTGCCTACCTGCAGCCCTTGAG GGACCAGGAGGTGTATGGTGTGATGTGGATGTCGTAGAATTCTCATATTATGGTGTTCCTGCAGCAACTCCAAAGGAACAGTTGTATACTGAGCTGGTAGATGGCTTGAGAGGAAGTGACCCGTGCATTGGGCCTGGATCTCAG GTTGCTAATCAAGAGACCTACGGAACCCTGGGTGCGATTGTGAAAAGCCGAACAGGTAACCACCAGGTTGGTTTCCTCACAAATCGGCATGTTGCAGTTGACTTGGACTACCCAAACCAGAAGATGTTTCATCCTTTGCCACCAAGCCTTGGACCTGGGGTGTATTTGGGTGCTGTGGAGAGAGCAACCTCATTTATCACTGATGAGCTTTGGTATGGCATATTTGCTGGAACAAACCCAG AAACATTTGTCAGAGCAGATGGGGCCTTCATTCCTTTTGCAGAAGATTTTAACATGAACAATGTAAATATAACTGTCAAAGGTGTTGGTGAGGTTGGTGATGTCCATGTTATAGATTTGCAAGCTCCAATTAATAGTCTCATTGGAAGGCAAGTGGCCAAAGTTGGAAGGAGTTCTGGCTTGACTACTGGGACCATAATGGCCTACGCACTAGAGTACAATGATGAGAAAGGGATTTGTTTCTTTACTGATTTTCTCGTTGTCGGTGAGAACCAACAGACATTTGATCTTGAAGGTGACAGTGGAAGCTTGATTCTCTTAACAGGCCGGGATTGTGAGAAGCCACGGCCAGTTGGGATCATTTGGGGTGGGACGGCTAATCGTGGTAGGTTGAAACTTAAAGTTGGCCAACCCCCAGAAAATTGGACCAGTGGAGTTGATCTTGGTCGCCTTCTTGACCTCCTTGAACTTGATATCATCACAACCAATGAGGGGCTTCAAG CAATGATATCAAGTTTCCAACATGTGTTTCTTGAAGAGGTGATGCCAGCCTATGTAAGTTCATTAGCAATGATCTTTGACCGTTACATTTTGCACACATACAAATATGCAAGAGCTGAGAAGGCGAAATTTCTCTACAAGGACAAAATATTCACCTTTTATTGCTCTCAGACAAAATTGAACCTGCCagagcttttcttttttccttttgttttcattgcTTTTGATAGGAGATAA
- the LOC118028317 gene encoding uncharacterized protein, translating into MWIQNTQISNRVGFQIKHPPNQYKNSTNLRISFKMARQMECERLHKALYDCHRRVPAGTGRETACRHLNRALAECMVAVVCPHESEAVRSLCSSGGTKLKRSQCQDAQLALSVCLSSHQQE; encoded by the coding sequence ATGTGGATTCAGAACACCCAAATATCAaaccgggtcgggtttcaaattAAACACCCACCAAACCAATACAAGAATTCAACAAATCTGAGGATCTCTTTCAAGATGGCACGACAGATGGAGTGCGAGAGGCTACACAAGGCGCTTTATGATTGCCACCGCCGTGTCCCGGCGGGAACAGGGCGGGAAACGGCGTGTCGGCACCTGAACAGGGCCTTAGCAGAGTGCATGGTAGCGGTGGTATGTCCTCATGAGTCAGAGGCTGTTCGTAGTTTGTGTTCAAGTGGTGGGACCAAACTTAAACGGTCTCAATGTCAAGACGCCCAGCTTGCACTTTCTGTCTGTCTCTCTTCACATCAACaagaatga
- the LOC118028316 gene encoding uncharacterized protein isoform X1, with protein sequence MVCVFTKPHLLALGPNKNNISFILPQFSLKCNLQMARSAIDETSDTGAFKRTASTFRNFISKEPNSQFPPESGRYHLYVSYACPWASRCLAYLKIKGLEKAIAFTSVKPIWERTKESDEHMGWVFPASETEEAGAEPDPFNGARSIRELYELASTNYAGKYTVPVLWDKKLKTIVNNESSEIIRMFNTEFNDIAENAALDLYPSHLQAQIDETNEWVYDGINNGVYKCGFARKQGPYEEAAIQLYEALDKCEEILGRQRYICGNTLSEADIKLFVTLIRFDEVYAVHFKCNKKLLRDYPNMFNYTKDIFQIPGMSSTVNMQHIKRHYYGSHPTVNPFGIIPLGPDIDYSSPHDRNRFSS encoded by the exons ATGGTTTGTGTGTTCACCAAACCTCACTTATTAGCACTTGGACCTAACAAGAACAACATCTCCTTTATCCTCCCACAATTCTCTTTGAAG TGCAATCTTCAAATGGCTCGATCTGCAATTGATGAGACTTCAGATACTGGTGCATTTAAGAGAACTGCTTCAACATTTCGTAACTTCATTTCAAAAGAACCAAATTCACAATTCCCACCAGAATCTGGAAGGTATCATCTTTATGTGTCCTATGCTTGTCCTTGGGCTTCTAGGTGTCTTGCATACTTGAAGATTAAAGGACTTGAAAAGGCCATAGCTTTCACG TCTGTGAAACCCATATGGGAAAGAACAAAAGAGAGTGATGAGCATATGGGGTGGGTATTTCCTGCATCAGAGACTGAGGAAGCAGGTGCTGAGCCTGATCCTTTCAATGGGGCAAGAAGTATAAGAGAACTTTATGAGCTTGCAAGTACAAACTATGCCGGAAAGTATACAGTTCCT GTGTTGTGGGATAAGAAGCTCAAGACAATCGTTAATAATGAGAGTTCAGAAATTATTCGTATGTTTAATACTGAATTCAATGATATAGCTGAAAATGCAGCTTTGGATTTGTATCCATCTCACCTGCAAGCACAAATTGATGAAACCAATGAATGGGTTTATGATGGGATAAATAATGGTGTTTATAAATGTGGGTTTGCAAGGAAGCAAGGGCCTTATGAGGAG GCCGCAATCCAGTTATATGAAGCCTTAGATAAATGTGAGGAGATACTTGGTAGGCAAAGATACATCTGTGGGAACACACTTTCTGAAGCAGATATTAAGTTGTTTGTCACCCTTATAAGATTTGATGAG GTTTATGCAGTTCACTTCAAATGCAACAAAAAGCTGCTCCGAGATTACCCGAATATGTTCAACTACACCAAAGACATCTTCCAAATTCCTGGCATGAGTAGCACTGTTAACATGCAGCATATTAAGCGGCATTATTATGGAAGTCATCCCACGGTCAATCCCTTTGGAATCATTCCTCTCGGCCCTGACATTGACTATTCTTCACCCCACGACAGGAACAGGTTTTCTTCATAG
- the LOC118028316 gene encoding uncharacterized protein isoform X2: MARSAIDETSDTGAFKRTASTFRNFISKEPNSQFPPESGRYHLYVSYACPWASRCLAYLKIKGLEKAIAFTSVKPIWERTKESDEHMGWVFPASETEEAGAEPDPFNGARSIRELYELASTNYAGKYTVPVLWDKKLKTIVNNESSEIIRMFNTEFNDIAENAALDLYPSHLQAQIDETNEWVYDGINNGVYKCGFARKQGPYEEAAIQLYEALDKCEEILGRQRYICGNTLSEADIKLFVTLIRFDEVYAVHFKCNKKLLRDYPNMFNYTKDIFQIPGMSSTVNMQHIKRHYYGSHPTVNPFGIIPLGPDIDYSSPHDRNRFSS, from the exons ATGGCTCGATCTGCAATTGATGAGACTTCAGATACTGGTGCATTTAAGAGAACTGCTTCAACATTTCGTAACTTCATTTCAAAAGAACCAAATTCACAATTCCCACCAGAATCTGGAAGGTATCATCTTTATGTGTCCTATGCTTGTCCTTGGGCTTCTAGGTGTCTTGCATACTTGAAGATTAAAGGACTTGAAAAGGCCATAGCTTTCACG TCTGTGAAACCCATATGGGAAAGAACAAAAGAGAGTGATGAGCATATGGGGTGGGTATTTCCTGCATCAGAGACTGAGGAAGCAGGTGCTGAGCCTGATCCTTTCAATGGGGCAAGAAGTATAAGAGAACTTTATGAGCTTGCAAGTACAAACTATGCCGGAAAGTATACAGTTCCT GTGTTGTGGGATAAGAAGCTCAAGACAATCGTTAATAATGAGAGTTCAGAAATTATTCGTATGTTTAATACTGAATTCAATGATATAGCTGAAAATGCAGCTTTGGATTTGTATCCATCTCACCTGCAAGCACAAATTGATGAAACCAATGAATGGGTTTATGATGGGATAAATAATGGTGTTTATAAATGTGGGTTTGCAAGGAAGCAAGGGCCTTATGAGGAG GCCGCAATCCAGTTATATGAAGCCTTAGATAAATGTGAGGAGATACTTGGTAGGCAAAGATACATCTGTGGGAACACACTTTCTGAAGCAGATATTAAGTTGTTTGTCACCCTTATAAGATTTGATGAG GTTTATGCAGTTCACTTCAAATGCAACAAAAAGCTGCTCCGAGATTACCCGAATATGTTCAACTACACCAAAGACATCTTCCAAATTCCTGGCATGAGTAGCACTGTTAACATGCAGCATATTAAGCGGCATTATTATGGAAGTCATCCCACGGTCAATCCCTTTGGAATCATTCCTCTCGGCCCTGACATTGACTATTCTTCACCCCACGACAGGAACAGGTTTTCTTCATAG